The following coding sequences lie in one Vibrio algicola genomic window:
- a CDS encoding phage tail protein I — protein MNSLLPPNATSFERSVEQVTKADMSSPIRFLWNYEKCPTELLYVLAITLDVDEWDERWSDEFKRKTLQEAYLVHSRKGTPDAVRRILRNAGYDEIVIQEGLNGGLRDGSIQRNGLTYYGEEMAFAKYIIWLTKTITAEQARQVRRLLDDAAPLHCELVGLNFTEALILRNGTIYRDGTYNRGTA, from the coding sequence ATGAATTCATTGTTACCCCCAAACGCTACATCATTCGAACGTTCTGTTGAACAGGTTACGAAAGCGGATATGTCGTCGCCTATTCGCTTCTTGTGGAATTATGAGAAGTGTCCAACTGAATTGTTATATGTACTTGCAATAACACTGGATGTGGATGAATGGGACGAACGTTGGAGTGATGAATTTAAGCGTAAAACTCTTCAAGAGGCGTACTTAGTTCACAGCCGGAAAGGGACACCTGATGCAGTACGCAGAATTTTGCGTAATGCCGGCTATGACGAGATTGTTATTCAAGAAGGGTTAAACGGTGGTTTGCGTGATGGCTCGATTCAACGTAACGGATTGACTTACTACGGTGAAGAAATGGCCTTTGCTAAATACATTATATGGCTGACTAAAACCATAACAGCTGAACAAGCTCGACAAGTTAGACGATTACTAGACGATGCTGCACCACTGCATTGTGAGTTGGTGGGCTTGAACTTTACCGAAGCATTAATTTTACGAAATGGCACCATTTATCGTGATGGTACCTATAACCGAGGAACGGCATAG